A stretch of Caenibius tardaugens NBRC 16725 DNA encodes these proteins:
- the nadB gene encoding L-aspartate oxidase, giving the protein MSQNQNNTHDVLIIGSGAAGLTAALTLAEHASVLVLAKGELTSGSTAWAQGGIAAVLDAGDTFEDHIRDTMIAGAGLNRMETVEFVIESAPHAIHRLVELGVPFNTDGPNLHLTREGGHSHRRIVHVNDATGWAVQAALLKAAEEHPNITLLPNRTCVDLITGRHEKRYSGSGRVWGAYALDTQSGKVEAYTARATVLASGGAGRCYLFSTAPRGATGDGIAMAWRAGARVSNMEMMQFHPTCLYNLEVKNFLITEAVRGEGGRLINPRTGKRFMEFYDAERLELAPRDVVARAIDAEIKRFGLDYVHLDISHMPAEFVKEHFPNIYEKLLGLGIDMTTGPIPVVPAQHYTCGGVLIDLDGRTDLPGLYAAGECTESGLHGANRLASNSLLECFVFGEAAARDIIARWDTFDAPPPVLPWDDSRVTDSDEEVVIKQNWTEIRRFMWNYVGIVRTTKRLERAAHRIKLLKEEVGDYYGHFRVSTDLIELRNLLDCAELIVQSALRRKESRGLHYTLDYPKTLPQAKDTILVP; this is encoded by the coding sequence ATGAGCCAGAATCAGAATAACACGCATGATGTGCTGATCATCGGATCGGGCGCAGCGGGGCTGACTGCGGCCCTGACCCTGGCGGAACACGCCTCTGTGCTGGTGCTGGCCAAAGGCGAACTGACATCCGGTTCCACCGCCTGGGCGCAAGGCGGGATTGCCGCCGTGCTGGACGCGGGGGACACCTTCGAGGATCATATTCGCGATACGATGATCGCCGGGGCCGGGCTTAACCGCATGGAAACGGTGGAATTCGTGATCGAAAGCGCGCCCCATGCGATTCACCGGCTGGTGGAACTGGGGGTGCCGTTCAACACCGACGGGCCCAATCTGCATCTGACGCGCGAAGGCGGGCATTCGCATCGCCGGATCGTGCATGTGAACGATGCCACCGGCTGGGCAGTACAGGCCGCCCTGCTGAAAGCGGCGGAAGAACATCCGAATATAACCCTGCTGCCCAACCGCACCTGTGTCGATCTGATCACCGGGCGGCACGAGAAACGCTATTCCGGATCGGGCCGGGTGTGGGGCGCCTATGCGCTGGATACGCAAAGCGGGAAAGTCGAGGCCTATACCGCCCGCGCCACCGTGCTCGCCAGCGGCGGGGCGGGGCGTTGCTATCTGTTCTCCACCGCCCCGCGCGGGGCCACCGGGGATGGCATCGCGATGGCGTGGCGCGCAGGGGCGCGCGTTTCCAATATGGAAATGATGCAGTTCCACCCGACCTGCCTCTACAATCTGGAGGTCAAGAATTTCCTGATCACCGAGGCGGTGCGCGGCGAAGGCGGGCGACTGATCAACCCGCGCACGGGCAAGCGGTTCATGGAATTCTACGATGCCGAACGGCTCGAACTGGCCCCGCGCGATGTCGTCGCCCGCGCGATCGATGCAGAGATCAAGCGGTTCGGCCTCGATTACGTCCATCTCGACATCAGCCACATGCCTGCCGAATTCGTGAAGGAACACTTCCCCAACATCTATGAAAAGCTGCTGGGGCTGGGCATCGACATGACGACAGGGCCGATCCCGGTGGTCCCGGCGCAGCATTATACCTGCGGCGGTGTGCTGATCGATCTCGATGGCCGCACCGACCTGCCGGGCCTCTATGCTGCGGGCGAATGCACCGAAAGCGGGTTGCACGGAGCCAATCGCCTGGCATCGAACAGCCTGCTGGAATGCTTCGTCTTTGGCGAAGCGGCCGCGCGCGACATTATCGCCCGCTGGGACACATTCGATGCGCCGCCGCCGGTCCTGCCATGGGACGACAGCCGGGTCACCGATTCCGACGAGGAAGTGGTGATCAAGCAGAACTGGACCGAAATCCGCCGCTTCATGTGGAACTACGTCGGTATTGTTCGCACCACCAAGCGGCTCGAACGGGCCGCGCACCGGATCAAACTGCTGAAAGAGGAAGTGGGCGATTATTACGGCCATTTCCGCGTCAGCACCGACCTGATCGAGCTGCGCAACCTGCTCGACTGCGCGGAACTGATCGTCCAGTCCGCACTGCGGCGGAAGGAAAGCCGCGGCCTGCATTACACGCTCGACTACCCCAAAACGCTGCCGCAGGCGAAAGACACGATTCTCGTGCCCTGA